AGGAGGGACCGGCTCCGCCGGTCGACCTTATAAGCCACCACGCAGTCGATGTCGCCCGACTCGATGCCGGCGAAGAGCCGCTTGAGGGCGGGCTTCTCCCCGGCCACGGTTATTGTTTCCGCTCATTCGTTCCTCCTTTCGGGTTTGAGGCTCCTGCCCTTGGCTGCGGCATCGGCGATACCGAACAAGAGGAACCCGTTCAACTTGCTCGCGGTGACCTCCTGGGCGATGGCTGAGAGGGACTTGTACCGTCGCACTCGAAGCCGGGGTTGCACCCGGCCCTCGGACTTCGAAACGGAGGATCAGGGTAAATGTGCGGGCGGGCGTAAGTCAGCGTGGACACGCCTGAAACGACAAGATCCCGAGGGGATCAGCCCACGGGGTCTTGCGTTCAAGAAGAACCGCTGAAATCAGCAGATGAATTTTTGGCTCCCCGAGTAGGACTCGAACCTACAATCCCGCCGAAGGCGGGATTAACAGCCACAGAGATCTTTTAGATAACGTGAAATACCCCTGTTTTTGATTTTACGTTCGAGCCGGATCGATTCAGAACGGTTTTCCACTTGGGTGGACCATATCAATCGCCATGGACCTTCAAAGCGTTTGGTGGTTTGAGCCAAATGGTT
The Desulfatirhabdium butyrativorans DSM 18734 DNA segment above includes these coding regions:
- a CDS encoding GIY-YIG nuclease family protein, whose product is KSTGRAFFMAFWVYVLQSQSSGRYYCGQTGDLERRLAQHNDPNNHLAQTTKRFEGPWRLIWSTQVENRSESIRLERKIKNRGISRYLKDLCGC